In a genomic window of Bacteroidales bacterium:
- a CDS encoding YciI family protein — translation MKKLFSTLSMLILSLHFLSAQNPEFDSILAKKLGADEIGMKMYVLVILKTGSAQITDTAIRAELFRGHFANINKLAAEGKMLTAGPLEENEQQYRGIFLFNVGDINEAKELLKGDPTVVNHIFEPLFFELYGSAALQEIPGIHRKIQKTVF, via the coding sequence ATGAAAAAACTTTTCAGCACTCTCAGCATGCTGATTCTATCATTACATTTTTTATCAGCACAGAATCCCGAATTTGATTCGATACTTGCCAAAAAGTTGGGAGCGGATGAAATCGGAATGAAAATGTACGTGCTTGTTATCCTGAAAACCGGATCAGCACAAATAACGGATACTGCAATCCGCGCCGAGCTTTTCAGGGGCCATTTTGCCAATATCAATAAACTGGCCGCTGAAGGAAAAATGCTGACTGCCGGTCCTTTGGAAGAAAATGAGCAGCAATACAGGGGAATATTTCTTTTTAATGTCGGGGATATTAATGAAGCCAAAGAGCTGTTGAAAGGTGATCCTACCGTGGTGAATCATATTTTTGAACCGCTGTTTTTTGAACTGTACGGATCCGCGGCACTACAAGAGATTCCCGGAATTCATAGAAAAATACAGAAAACAGTATTTTAA